GAGCCCGACAGTATGCAGTCCAACCCTCAGTACGCAGATGTGCTGGTTGAGGTTCGTGATTTTTTGTCTGAGCGTATGGCGGCCTGTGCGAAGGCCGGTATTCCGGATGAGCGGATTATTCTTGATCCCGGGTTTGGGTTTGCTAAGACGCTGGAGCACAATCTTTCCCTTTTTAGGCGGATGGACGCTCTGCATGAGCTGGGGCGGCCTCTACTCGTGGGTGTTTCGCGTAAAAGCATGATCGGTAAGGTGCTGGCTAATGAAATTGGCGAGCGTCTTTATGGCAGTCTTGCACTGGCTGCGTTGGCGGTGGCAAAAGGAGCGCACATCATACGGGTGCATGATGTTGCAGAAACAATGGACGTTGTCCGGATGATTGCTGCAGTTCAAGCGGCAGAATAAGAAAGGGGTGGAAAATGGGTAGAAAATATTTTGGAACTGACGGTATTCGTGGTCGCGTCGGTGACTTCCCAATTACTCCTGACTTTATGCTTAAGCTTGGTTGGGCAGCGGGGATGGCGTTCCGCAAACAGGGCAAATGCAGAATTCTAATCGGTAAGGACACCCGTATATCTGGCTATATGTTTGAGTCCGCACTCGAGGCAGGGCTTTCTGCTGCAGGTGCGGATGTAATGCTGTTGGGGCCGATGCCGACTCCAGCGATCGCTTATTTGACACGCACCTTTCATGCTGAGGCGGGTATCGTCATCAGTGCTTCGCACAATCCGCACCACGATAACGGAATCAAATTCTTCTCCGGGCAGGGCACCAAGCTGCCTGATGAAATTGAATTGATGATTGAAGAACTGCTGGATTCGCCGATGACGGTGGTTGAGTCTGAGCAGCTGGGTAAAGTCTCCCGGATTGTGGATGCGGCAGGTCGTTATATCGAGTTCTGTAAAGGGAGTGTACCGACGGGTACCAGCTTTGCTGGGCTGAAGGTTGTTCTAGATTGTGCCAATGGTGCGGCATATAAAGTGGCCCCGAGTGTATTTAGAGAGCTTGGGGCTAGCGTTACTGTTCTTTCCGCCGAGCCAAATGGCCTGAATATCAACGATCGCTGCGGTTCAACACATATTGAAGCGTTACAGTCTGCCGTCCTGGCGCAGCATGCAGATTTAGGGATTGCTTTCGATGGTGATGCTGACCGTGTATTGATGGTTGATCACTCTGGGGCAGTTGTTGATGGGGATGAGCTGCTCTTCATTATTGCGCGCGATATGCATGAGCGCGGAAAGCTTCAGGGTGGGGTCGTCGGTACTTTGATGAGCAATCTTGGCCTCGAATTAGCGTTGGCTGATTTGGGTGTGCCATTTGTTCGCGCCAAGGTTGGAGATCGCTACGTGATTGCTGAGCTGCTTGAGCGTGGTTGGCTGATCGGTGGCGAAAACTCTGGGCATTTGGTTTGCTTCCAGCATACGACCACTGGGGATGCGATTATTGCAGCTCTGCAGGTCCTGATGGCGCTTAAGCGTCGCGGTCAGACACTGGGTGAGGCTCGACTAGGTATGCGTAAGTGTCCGCAGGTGCTAGTGAATGTTCGCTACTCGGGGGCACATGATCCGTTGGAGCATCCGGCGGTTAAGGATGCGAGCGCTCGGGTGACAGACGCCATGGCTGGTAAGGGGCGTGTCTTGTTGCGCAAATCCGGCACGGAGCCGCTGGTTCGAGTAATGGTCGAAGGTGACGATGAAGGGCAGGTGCGTGGTTATGCCGAGAGTCTCGCCAAAGTAGTTACTGATGTATGTGCTTGATTTTACTTGCCAGTTATAAAAGCTTTGAGTAATATCTGCGGCCTCTTTGACCGACGAGGTAAAGCATGCGTCGCCCAATGGTAGCTGGTAACTGGAAAATGTACGGTACCCGCGCTAGCGTCGCAGAGCTGATTGGTGGTCTTAACCAGCAGGCTTTGCCCGCTGGGGTGGATGTAGCAGTGTTTCCTGTATATGTACATCTTGAGCAGGCTCATCATGGGCTTAAAGCTAAGGGTGTTGCAATTGGGGCGCAGAATTGTGCATTCCAATATGAGCAGGGGGCCCTTACTGGCGAGGTCTCCTCGGGTCAGTTGGCGGATCTAGGCTGTGGCTTTGTTCTGGTTGGTCACTCGGAGCGGAGATCTATTCTCGGTGAGAGTGACGAGTTGATCTGCAAGAAGTTTGCAGCAACCCAGGCAGCAGGGCTGGTGCCTGTTCTCTGTGTAGGCGAGACGCTTGATCAGCGTAATGCTGGTGAGACGTTAGCTGTTGTGTCTGCGCAGTTGGAAGCTGTTGTCGGTGTGTTGGGGGTGGGTGTGCTGGCTAATGCAGTCATCGCCTATGAGCCAGTCTGGGCTATTGGGACTGGTCTAACTGCTACACCGCAGCAAGCCCAGGAGGTTCATGCCAATATTCGTTCGCAAATAGCGGCGAGGGATGAAGCTTTAGCGGGTGGTGTGAGAATTCTTTATGGTGGAAGTGTTAAAGCCGCCAATGCTGCCGAACTTTTCGGTATGCCAGATATAGATGGGGGGCTTGTAGGTGGTGCCTCTCTGAATGCGGATGAGTTCGGTGCGATTTGTCGCGCCGCAGGAAGCTAAAAAAAATGCTGGAAACAGTAATTGTTGTTCTTCATCTGCTGGCTGCAATTGGTGTTGTACTGCTGGTTTTGCTGCAGCAGGGTAAGGGTGCTGATGCAGGTGCATCGTTTGGTGCAGGTGCTTCGGCAACTGTGTTTGGTAGCCAAGGTAGCTCTACCTTTTTGAGTCGAGTTACTGCTATACTGGCAACCGCTTTTTTCATTACTAGCTTGGGTTTAGGCTATTTTGCTAAAGAGAAATCTGATGTAATCTCTCAGCAAGGATTACCTGATCCGGCAGTGTTGGAAGTGAAGAAAGAAGCTGCACCGGTTGTTGAGGATGTCCCGGTTCTTGAAGCGCAAAAACCTGCTCAAGAAGCTCAAGATGTACCTCAGTCTGAAGATGCAGGCAGTAAGTAAGGTTTAGGTTTCAAACGATTTTGCCGAGGTGGTGGAATTGGTAGACACGCTACCTTGAGGTGGTAGTGGCCATAGGCTGTAGGGGTTCGAGTCCCCTCCTCGGTACCAATCTACAAGAAGGCCCGCAGTTTGCGGGCCTTCTTGTTACTGGGCTTAGATTGACCCTCCTTTGTCTTGGGTCGTATAATCCCTAAATCAGTTTTAATGTGGGATATGGCAATTTAGGTTGTTCCAAGGGTTTACCCTGAGACTGGATTCCGGTCACCGCATTGAATTGCAAAGGAGCCCCTCGATAGGGGCTTTTTGCTAGCTGAGTCATAGCTTTTCCAGCTTCTATAGCTGGTTTGACGATGGGCGTTTCGCCCATTTTTTATTTTTACAGCATGCGCGAGGGCTTCAAGTGTCGAGCAAGCTAGAACAGTTGCAGGCCATGGTGGCCCCGGTTATCGAAGCACTTGGCTACGAGTGTTGGGGGGTCGAGTTCCTGTCGCAGGGACGACATTCTCTGCTTCGAATTTATATTGATAAACAACCCGATGGCGTGGTTATTGATGATTGCGAGATCGTCAGTCGCCAAGTCAGCGCTGTACTGGATGTAGAGGATCCGATTACCTCTGAGTACACGCTTGAGGTGTCATCGCCAGGCATGGACAGACCACTGTTCACGCTTGAACAGTTTGCTTCCCACGCGGGTGAGCAAGTGAAGATCAAGTTGCGCTCTCCTTTTGAGGGGCGGCGTAACTTCCAGGGGCTTCTTCGTGGTGTCGAAGAGCAGGATGTAGTGGTGCAAGTGGATGACCACGAGTTTCTGTTGCCGATCGAAATGATCGACAAGGCCAACATTATCCCAAGGTTTGACTGAGACGCGGATCCCGCGGATCCAACGGATTGCGAA
The Pseudomonas mendocina DNA segment above includes these coding regions:
- the glmM gene encoding phosphoglucosamine mutase, with product MGRKYFGTDGIRGRVGDFPITPDFMLKLGWAAGMAFRKQGKCRILIGKDTRISGYMFESALEAGLSAAGADVMLLGPMPTPAIAYLTRTFHAEAGIVISASHNPHHDNGIKFFSGQGTKLPDEIELMIEELLDSPMTVVESEQLGKVSRIVDAAGRYIEFCKGSVPTGTSFAGLKVVLDCANGAAYKVAPSVFRELGASVTVLSAEPNGLNINDRCGSTHIEALQSAVLAQHADLGIAFDGDADRVLMVDHSGAVVDGDELLFIIARDMHERGKLQGGVVGTLMSNLGLELALADLGVPFVRAKVGDRYVIAELLERGWLIGGENSGHLVCFQHTTTGDAIIAALQVLMALKRRGQTLGEARLGMRKCPQVLVNVRYSGAHDPLEHPAVKDASARVTDAMAGKGRVLLRKSGTEPLVRVMVEGDDEGQVRGYAESLAKVVTDVCA
- the tpiA gene encoding triose-phosphate isomerase, which translates into the protein MRRPMVAGNWKMYGTRASVAELIGGLNQQALPAGVDVAVFPVYVHLEQAHHGLKAKGVAIGAQNCAFQYEQGALTGEVSSGQLADLGCGFVLVGHSERRSILGESDELICKKFAATQAAGLVPVLCVGETLDQRNAGETLAVVSAQLEAVVGVLGVGVLANAVIAYEPVWAIGTGLTATPQQAQEVHANIRSQIAARDEALAGGVRILYGGSVKAANAAELFGMPDIDGGLVGGASLNADEFGAICRAAGS
- the secG gene encoding preprotein translocase subunit SecG, which produces MLETVIVVLHLLAAIGVVLLVLLQQGKGADAGASFGAGASATVFGSQGSSTFLSRVTAILATAFFITSLGLGYFAKEKSDVISQQGLPDPAVLEVKKEAAPVVEDVPVLEAQKPAQEAQDVPQSEDAGSK
- the rimP gene encoding ribosome maturation factor RimP, producing MSSKLEQLQAMVAPVIEALGYECWGVEFLSQGRHSLLRIYIDKQPDGVVIDDCEIVSRQVSAVLDVEDPITSEYTLEVSSPGMDRPLFTLEQFASHAGEQVKIKLRSPFEGRRNFQGLLRGVEEQDVVVQVDDHEFLLPIEMIDKANIIPRFD